Proteins from one Mycolicibacter virginiensis genomic window:
- a CDS encoding phage tail protein, translating to MTQAPRHQGGPPLTDYSLGRAHGKIEIEYNSSGAQKAARDLDRTAASSENLDSSLTKTQRSLRDTEREFDRTGDSAEHYERRIDDVDRAHVRLHHSHRQSRDDMGRFAEGADAAGDSAERLHEALRGLTLAASFFGPEARAGALALEKFKFGLDGVGEAAAKTNQHLRNAVKHIASFEMSVGKISGLALGGASLGGLAGLGGAAGLMGVTQVAGAVRQLTGALALLPAAAAGVGFSMGTLKIAFHGVGDALKDMMADDPKKFLEDIKNMGPVAGQAMLQIAQFRNQFKLGAAAIQDSFFKQVINDIQPLIQTWMPALGKGMSQVAGVYGQMAHQFAGLLMQPQIMQGFQLFIENISKGLQAMAPAMAPLLKIFTQLTVIGSSFFEQIGGRISQMLGFFSDVIDKAAQSGSLQRWIQSGIDGISHLINIVYSVGAAFNHIMDIADRFGGGGLLGWLDKITAQLNGWTQSEQGQSKLIDFFTVLREATDAFTPMLQPILEGLVSLATAFTQLGIAIAPGWQTFFNTFAATMGQLEPAITGMAPALNQFLIGLSSAFSQLMASVGPQLPQLFKGMSDSFVALLPQLQPLTQAFLELVNSVGPQLPKLFGSITDFLISTQPYWPIIIGFVRDFVTVITGLINGSTGITDFFTSLLTKLGDAVKPGLKRLGEDGGKALLEGLKQGLMDATGLSAVIDQTKRIMHGISDFFQHSPAKKGPFSGDGYTGTVGRKMITDMAAGMTAAAGSVSGAAASVMSGAAGAFAGAPAAGGASALGGALLPDRIAGADNSILSAYLNHQFDENRGLKGFAKSFGQFGDIGQGLSDLASQFSSLAMGLLGFRGDLVTPVWHKTISDEELARRKSTGIGKSDPWADLLGPGAGNLPRSIPGTDSGLVDELKRRGVSPEQIRLIQGFSQVEGNNPSGNPTLGFTDAQLGGASDLQSHVDALLKQFKDRESVAGAFPAGGTDLELAQWIAKVVGQAGLSSDWQGNAQPADYVQRVVAAMQSAGQAPPWADVLPGATPPIIGLPTPTDTTPGPGNIPMPTRALPNVLPNTVVVPQFDVGAPRGLIDARKLPAGMAQNRDKLTPNAKLLDNAVTAVFGDELRARGLTIGGYRANDSGSHEHSSGGALDIMTDVIGKQTPEGVELGNRINKFVQDNAKAFGLSWSIWNDTIQNAGEQARSYTPIAGTGNGPTTRHEDHVHAFTGFDNQMTGTGLFVIPAGVPLPPGGLPNFGYGTTSPGSGNRGQYPLGAQNPMLANYPNGISDPELANRIAAAQAPGASDEVVGSTLNDISRNIAQLKATDENGNADQIAALTRVQNSISQEHGFTQQNPLQQIQQGAGNIGKIVNDVFANIKSGVDAIGATQDTADRLVYGLRNGEDVVKIIENSQKWLTFASNIATTVADVANTVGDFASMAPEEFGGQVGEAARGVSEIASIVSGAIQGVNQAITLGIQIYHIVGSYVGRFMSSLVGFGQGDLMGDIRFLLNTNNDTMSSYSEQNPLDKRTGDVPTWMRFYDKPSVNTVTPGVGQLTIYAGPGQSPGEMMNESMWMINSGSLNGAVAAVNF from the coding sequence GTGACTCAGGCACCGCGGCATCAGGGAGGTCCTCCGTTGACTGATTACAGCCTCGGCCGCGCCCACGGCAAGATCGAGATCGAGTACAACAGCTCGGGCGCGCAGAAGGCTGCGCGCGATCTCGATCGCACTGCGGCATCCTCAGAGAACCTCGACTCGTCGCTGACGAAAACCCAACGCAGCCTGCGTGACACCGAACGCGAGTTCGACCGCACCGGCGATTCGGCAGAGCACTACGAGCGCCGCATCGACGACGTGGACCGGGCGCATGTCCGCCTGCACCATTCGCATCGCCAGTCCCGTGACGACATGGGCAGATTCGCCGAGGGCGCCGATGCTGCGGGCGATTCCGCAGAGCGGCTTCACGAGGCTTTGCGCGGCCTAACCCTCGCCGCGAGCTTCTTCGGCCCCGAGGCACGGGCCGGCGCGCTCGCCCTCGAGAAGTTCAAGTTCGGCCTCGATGGCGTCGGTGAGGCCGCCGCAAAGACCAACCAGCACTTGCGCAATGCCGTCAAGCACATCGCCAGTTTTGAGATGAGCGTCGGCAAGATCAGCGGACTTGCGCTGGGTGGCGCGTCACTCGGCGGCCTGGCGGGGTTGGGTGGCGCGGCCGGGCTGATGGGTGTGACCCAGGTGGCCGGCGCTGTACGTCAGCTGACCGGCGCCCTTGCCCTACTGCCGGCCGCGGCCGCCGGCGTTGGATTCTCGATGGGCACCCTGAAGATCGCGTTCCACGGCGTCGGGGACGCGCTCAAAGACATGATGGCCGACGACCCGAAGAAGTTCCTTGAGGACATCAAGAACATGGGGCCGGTCGCGGGCCAGGCCATGCTGCAGATCGCGCAGTTCCGCAACCAGTTCAAGCTGGGCGCCGCGGCGATTCAGGACTCATTCTTCAAGCAGGTCATCAACGACATTCAGCCGTTGATCCAGACGTGGATGCCCGCCCTCGGCAAGGGTATGTCGCAAGTGGCCGGCGTGTACGGGCAGATGGCGCACCAATTCGCCGGCCTGCTGATGCAACCGCAGATCATGCAGGGCTTCCAGCTGTTCATCGAGAACATCTCCAAGGGACTGCAGGCGATGGCGCCGGCCATGGCCCCGCTACTGAAGATCTTCACGCAGTTGACCGTCATCGGGTCGAGCTTCTTTGAGCAGATCGGCGGCCGCATCTCGCAGATGCTCGGATTCTTCTCCGACGTCATCGACAAGGCCGCGCAGTCCGGCTCCTTGCAGCGCTGGATTCAGTCGGGCATCGACGGAATCAGCCACCTGATCAACATCGTCTATTCGGTCGGCGCCGCGTTCAACCACATCATGGATATCGCCGATCGGTTCGGCGGCGGGGGACTGCTGGGCTGGCTGGACAAGATCACCGCGCAGCTCAACGGCTGGACGCAGTCGGAGCAGGGTCAGAGCAAGCTCATCGACTTCTTCACTGTGCTGCGCGAGGCGACTGACGCGTTCACGCCGATGCTACAGCCGATCCTGGAAGGCTTGGTGTCGCTGGCAACCGCGTTCACCCAGCTGGGCATTGCGATCGCGCCGGGCTGGCAGACGTTCTTCAACACCTTCGCGGCGACGATGGGCCAGTTGGAGCCGGCCATTACCGGCATGGCGCCGGCGCTCAACCAGTTCCTGATCGGGCTGTCGTCGGCGTTCTCACAACTGATGGCGTCGGTCGGCCCGCAGTTGCCGCAGCTCTTTAAGGGGATGTCGGATTCGTTCGTTGCGCTGCTGCCGCAACTGCAGCCGCTCACCCAGGCGTTCCTGGAGCTGGTGAATTCCGTTGGTCCGCAGTTGCCGAAGCTGTTCGGTTCGATCACGGACTTCCTGATCTCCACGCAGCCTTACTGGCCGATCATCATTGGATTCGTCCGCGATTTCGTCACGGTGATCACCGGCCTGATCAACGGCAGCACCGGCATCACGGACTTCTTCACCAGCTTGCTGACTAAGCTCGGCGACGCGGTCAAGCCTGGGCTGAAGCGCCTCGGCGAGGATGGCGGCAAGGCGCTGCTCGAAGGCCTCAAGCAGGGCCTTATGGACGCGACTGGACTCAGCGCCGTTATTGACCAGACCAAGCGCATCATGCACGGGATCTCCGACTTCTTCCAGCACTCGCCGGCCAAGAAGGGCCCGTTCTCCGGCGACGGCTACACCGGGACTGTCGGCCGCAAGATGATCACCGACATGGCCGCGGGCATGACCGCGGCCGCCGGATCGGTCTCGGGCGCGGCGGCGTCGGTGATGTCGGGAGCTGCAGGGGCATTCGCCGGCGCACCGGCGGCAGGCGGCGCGAGCGCCCTGGGCGGCGCGCTGCTGCCCGACCGCATCGCCGGCGCCGACAACTCCATCCTGAGCGCCTACCTCAACCACCAGTTCGACGAGAACCGCGGCCTCAAGGGCTTTGCCAAGAGCTTCGGCCAGTTCGGGGACATCGGCCAGGGCCTGAGCGACCTCGCTAGCCAATTCTCAAGCCTGGCTATGGGATTGCTCGGCTTCCGTGGCGACCTGGTAACCCCCGTCTGGCACAAGACCATCTCCGACGAGGAGCTGGCGCGCCGGAAGAGCACCGGCATCGGCAAGAGCGACCCATGGGCAGACCTTCTCGGGCCGGGCGCAGGGAACTTGCCACGGTCGATCCCCGGCACGGACTCCGGGCTGGTGGATGAACTGAAGCGGCGGGGAGTTAGCCCAGAGCAGATTCGGCTCATTCAGGGCTTCAGTCAGGTCGAGGGCAACAACCCGTCGGGCAATCCAACTCTCGGTTTCACCGATGCGCAGCTCGGCGGCGCATCCGATCTGCAGTCGCATGTCGACGCGTTGCTTAAGCAGTTCAAGGATCGAGAGAGCGTCGCGGGAGCCTTCCCTGCGGGAGGCACTGATCTGGAGTTGGCCCAATGGATCGCCAAGGTCGTTGGGCAGGCCGGTTTGTCGAGCGACTGGCAGGGCAACGCCCAGCCGGCGGATTACGTGCAGCGCGTTGTCGCGGCGATGCAATCCGCAGGACAGGCCCCGCCGTGGGCTGACGTGCTCCCCGGCGCAACGCCGCCCATCATCGGCCTCCCGACGCCGACCGACACCACCCCCGGCCCGGGCAATATCCCAATGCCGACGCGCGCGCTGCCGAACGTGCTCCCGAACACCGTCGTAGTGCCGCAGTTCGACGTCGGGGCGCCCAGGGGTCTGATCGATGCCCGCAAGCTTCCGGCCGGCATGGCGCAGAATCGCGACAAGCTCACCCCGAACGCCAAATTGCTCGACAACGCCGTCACTGCGGTATTCGGTGACGAGCTGCGCGCCCGCGGCCTGACGATCGGCGGGTACCGCGCGAACGACTCGGGTTCACATGAGCACAGCTCGGGTGGCGCGCTGGACATCATGACCGACGTGATCGGCAAGCAGACACCCGAGGGTGTCGAGCTCGGAAACCGGATCAACAAGTTCGTGCAGGACAACGCGAAGGCTTTCGGCCTGAGCTGGTCGATTTGGAATGACACGATCCAGAACGCCGGGGAGCAAGCTCGGTCCTACACGCCGATCGCCGGCACTGGCAACGGGCCTACCACTCGCCACGAAGATCACGTTCACGCGTTCACCGGATTTGACAATCAGATGACGGGAACCGGCCTGTTCGTCATCCCGGCCGGCGTGCCCTTGCCTCCTGGCGGACTGCCCAACTTCGGCTACGGCACAACGTCGCCCGGGTCAGGCAACCGCGGCCAGTACCCGCTCGGCGCCCAGAACCCGATGCTGGCCAACTACCCGAACGGCATCAGCGACCCCGAGCTGGCAAACCGGATTGCGGCCGCCCAGGCGCCCGGTGCGTCCGATGAAGTGGTCGGATCGACCCTGAACGACATCTCGCGCAACATCGCCCAGCTGAAGGCCACGGACGAGAATGGCAACGCCGACCAGATCGCGGCGCTGACCCGGGTGCAGAACTCGATCTCGCAGGAGCATGGCTTCACGCAGCAGAACCCGCTGCAGCAGATCCAGCAGGGCGCCGGCAATATCGGCAAGATCGTCAACGACGTATTCGCCAACATCAAGTCAGGCGTCGATGCGATTGGGGCGACGCAGGATACCGCCGATCGCCTGGTCTATGGCCTGCGCAACGGCGAAGACGTCGTCAAGATCATTGAGAACTCCCAGAAGTGGCTCACGTTCGCCTCGAACATCGCCACCACCGTCGCCGATGTCGCCAACACCGTCGGCGACTTCGCGAGCATGGCGCCAGAGGAGTTCGGCGGTCAGGTCGGCGAGGCGGCGCGCGGCGTCTCCGAGATCGCGTCGATCGTGTCGGGCGCGATCCAGGGCGTCAACCAGGCGATCACGCTGGGCATACAGATCTATCACATCGTCGGTTCCTACGTCGGCCGCTTCATGAGCAGTCTGGTCGGATTCGGCCAGGGCGACCTGATGGGTGATATCCGCTTCCTGCTCAACACCAACAACGACACGATGTCGAGCTACAGCGAGCAGAACCCCCTGGACAAGCGGACGGGCGACGTTCCGACGTGGATGCGCTTCTACGACAAGCCTTCCGTCAACACGGTCACGCCGGGCGTTGGACAGCTCACCATCTACGCGGGCCCGGGCCAGTCGCCGGGCGAAATGATGAATGAGTCGATGTGGATGATCAATTCGGGATCGCTTAACGGCGCTGTCGCGGCGGTGAACTTCTGA